AACGGCGATGTGAAGATCCACAAGTCGTCGACGGACGAGTCCGACCAGCGCAACGAGCCGCACGTCTGCTCGTTCTACCTGGATGCCTTCAACTTCGACGGTCTGCAGCAGGTGGACTGGCACATCGAGGTCTGGGCCCCGACCGGCAAGCCCAAGGGCGAGACGGTGAAGACCGGCGACATCACCCTGGACACCGAGGGTCACGGCCGTACGGCCGACATGACGCTGCCGGACGGGCACTACAAGCTGTTCTGGAACTTCGACGGTGAGAAGGGCCGGGCCAAGCAGAAGGTGTTCTGGACGGACTGTTCGGACGACCAGGGCGGCGGCTCCACTCCGTCGGGCTCACCGTCGGCGTCCGCGTCCGCGTCGCCCTCCGCGTCGGCCTCCGCGTCGGTCTCGCCCTCGGGCTCGGCCGGGGTGAGCGCCTCGCCGAGTTCGTCGTCCGGTACGGGGGCGTCCGCGTCGGCGTCCCCCTCGGCGCAGGGCGGCAGCGGCGGTCTGGCGGAAACCGGCAGCAGCGCCCCGGTCGGTGTGCTGTCCGCTCTCGCGGCAGCGCTCGTGGCCGCCGGCGGTTATCTGGTGCTGCGCCGCCGCAAGGTCTCACAGGGCTGACGTCCACAGGACATGACAGCGGCCCCCGAGCCGGTACGGGCTCGGGGGCCGCTGTCATGTCCGCAAGGCCGTCAGCCGGTGTTGCGCAGGCCGGCTGCCACGCCGTTCACCGTCAGCAGCAGCGCCCGGGACAGCAGCGGGTCCGCTTCGGTGCCCGCCGCCGCGGCGTCGCGCTGGCGCTTGAGGAGGGCGACCTGGAGGTAGGAGATCGGGTCCAGGTAGGCGTCGCGGATGGTGAAGGTCTGCTTGAGGACGGGGTTGGCGTCGAGGAGTTCCTTCTCGCCGGTCACCCGCAGGACTTCACGGACCGTCAGTTCGTGTTCCGTCTCGATGGCCGTGAAGACGTGCTTCAGGTCGTCGGGTACGAGGGTGTCGACGTAGTGGCGGGCGATCCGCAGGTCGGTCTTGGCGAGGGTCATCTCGACGTTGGAGATGAAGTTGCGGAAGAAGTGCCACTGTTCGTGCATCTCGTCGAGCACGGTGTCGAGGCCGGCCTCGCGCAGGGCCTTGAGGCCGGATCCGACGCCGAACCAGCCGGGCACGATCTGCCGCGACTGGGTCCAGCCGAACACCCACGGGATCGCGCGCAGGCCGTCGAGGCCGGCGCCCGAGTCGGGGCGGCGCGAGGGGCGGGAGCCCAGGTGCAGGTCGGCGAGCTGGTCCACGGGTGTGGAGGCGAAGAAGTACGCCGGCAGGTCGGGGTCCTCGACCAGTGCGCGGTAGGCGGCGTGGGCGGCGTCCGAGACCACGTCCATCGCGGCGTCCCAGCGGGCCAGGGCTTCCACCGACTGGCGGGGGGCGGTGTGC
The Streptomyces sp. CGMCC 4.7035 DNA segment above includes these coding regions:
- a CDS encoding LPXTG cell wall anchor domain-containing protein; this translates as MRTLTRAGALVAVASAALLTAPSAHASAPGDNGDVKIHKSSTDESDQRNEPHVCSFYLDAFNFDGLQQVDWHIEVWAPTGKPKGETVKTGDITLDTEGHGRTADMTLPDGHYKLFWNFDGEKGRAKQKVFWTDCSDDQGGGSTPSGSPSASASASPSASASASVSPSGSAGVSASPSSSSGTGASASASPSAQGGSGGLAETGSSAPVGVLSALAAALVAAGGYLVLRRRKVSQG